In Vibrio atlanticus, the following proteins share a genomic window:
- a CDS encoding AmpG family muropeptide MFS transporter, producing MSSGTPSLSWMQTFRSYLDKRLLWVFMLGCSSGFPWVLIGSNMSGWLKDAGLTRAAIGYFGSVFAVYAINFLWAPLVDRVKLPVLHAILGQRRSWIFLCQSLVLICTLFIAGVNPANDLMFTSMLALGIAIASATQDVAIDAFRIDSFPKSEASKLPQASAMAVMGWWTGYSLPGYLAFINADSIGWNGVYYGMAGVVVVLMLFTLFVGEPNTQREALQEQAQQRHNRVVGSKVVAWFSVTVLEPFYDFFKRNGVQVAITLLLFVFLFKIGEAFLGRMSITFYKEIGFSNEQIGHYSKLIGWGATIFFTLLGSIFNVKFGIVRGLMIGGIAMAASNLMFAWIAQAGPSETLFLATIIVDNFTTAFSTVAFVSFLTLLTGQAFSATQYALLASLGNFGRTTLASFSGELVDYLNDWSTFFILTSLMVIPSLIMLYSLRHFFTDLLEKAKNNHE from the coding sequence ATGTCATCAGGCACCCCCTCTCTTTCTTGGATGCAAACTTTCCGCAGCTACTTAGACAAACGTCTACTTTGGGTGTTTATGCTCGGTTGTTCGAGTGGCTTCCCATGGGTTCTGATTGGATCCAACATGTCTGGTTGGCTAAAAGATGCCGGTTTAACTCGTGCTGCGATCGGTTATTTCGGCAGTGTGTTTGCTGTCTATGCTATTAACTTTTTATGGGCACCGTTGGTAGACCGAGTCAAACTACCAGTTTTACACGCGATATTAGGCCAACGACGCAGTTGGATATTCTTGTGCCAAAGCTTGGTATTGATCTGTACCCTGTTCATTGCTGGAGTAAACCCAGCCAATGACTTGATGTTCACCTCTATGCTTGCTCTCGGAATAGCTATCGCCTCAGCAACTCAAGATGTCGCAATAGATGCCTTCCGTATTGATTCATTTCCAAAATCGGAAGCATCAAAGTTGCCACAAGCATCCGCAATGGCCGTGATGGGATGGTGGACTGGCTATTCTCTTCCAGGTTATCTTGCTTTTATCAATGCTGACTCAATCGGTTGGAATGGTGTGTATTACGGCATGGCTGGTGTAGTTGTCGTGTTAATGCTGTTTACTCTTTTTGTCGGAGAACCCAATACACAACGTGAAGCATTACAAGAGCAAGCACAACAACGTCACAACAGAGTTGTGGGTTCAAAAGTCGTCGCTTGGTTCAGCGTTACAGTGCTAGAACCGTTTTATGATTTCTTCAAACGAAACGGAGTTCAAGTTGCCATCACCCTTCTACTGTTTGTGTTCCTATTTAAGATAGGTGAAGCCTTCTTGGGTAGAATGTCTATCACCTTCTATAAAGAGATAGGCTTTAGCAATGAACAGATTGGCCACTATTCTAAGTTAATCGGTTGGGGCGCGACGATATTCTTCACCTTGCTCGGCAGTATCTTCAATGTGAAATTCGGTATTGTACGCGGACTAATGATTGGTGGCATCGCAATGGCAGCCAGCAACCTAATGTTTGCGTGGATCGCTCAGGCAGGCCCTAGTGAAACTCTGTTCTTGGCAACTATCATTGTCGACAACTTCACAACCGCCTTTTCGACGGTAGCATTTGTCTCTTTCTTAACCTTACTGACTGGTCAAGCTTTCTCAGCGACGCAATATGCCTTATTAGCATCCTTAGGCAATTTCGGTAGAACAACACTGGCTTCATTCAGTGGCGAGCTCGTCGATTACCTAAATGATTGGTCAACCTTCTTTATACTGACATCATTAATGGTGATTCCGAGTTTGATCATGCTCTATTCGCTACGCCACTTTTTCACTGATTTATTAGAAAAAGCGAAAAACAACCACGAATAA
- a CDS encoding DUF4397 domain-containing protein — translation MKYSPILAVAMSALFIVGCNDDDQPTTQLQAVHASPDAPLANVLVNSQARWTGVDYAQASGYTSVNQGQTTLQVDVQLPGDGVATVIPPSQFNLSGDLDYTVMVVGDADGSNNPVEALVVTRPAAGTATSSSLDVQVVHAATGVGDVNLYVTAPNDPLGAPIGTLGYKGFTDVLNIPAGQYRVRLETVSGSAIAFDSGEITLPAGSELTIAAVPRADSNSASPVKLMVMDGKGSSLIYDMAETAEVRVGHLVDGAPSVDVFVNSVKFAPLDALMFKEVRGFLDLAAGSYDIDIYETATTSPTFIDVDGLAVFAGMDYSIYAVGTVSPLNLEALVVPENRRSVATSAVLNITHAAANPIAASVDIYLTENVGISGSTPALSNVKFKDFANGIYVAAGTYYVTITVAGDPSTVAIDSAPAILVNGVVYQVVAIDDSMGTGFNLIVSETTD, via the coding sequence ATGAAATATTCACCTATACTCGCTGTAGCGATGTCAGCCCTATTCATTGTAGGGTGTAATGATGACGATCAACCAACAACCCAGCTGCAAGCTGTTCACGCATCGCCAGATGCTCCACTAGCTAATGTGTTAGTTAATAGTCAGGCTCGTTGGACTGGGGTTGATTATGCTCAGGCATCTGGATATACCTCGGTCAATCAAGGCCAGACAACTCTACAGGTCGATGTTCAACTTCCTGGAGATGGTGTGGCGACGGTGATTCCGCCAAGCCAGTTCAATTTAAGCGGTGATTTAGATTACACGGTGATGGTGGTCGGTGATGCTGACGGTTCCAACAACCCAGTTGAGGCTCTCGTTGTGACACGACCTGCAGCTGGCACGGCGACGAGTTCGAGTTTGGATGTGCAAGTTGTTCACGCGGCAACTGGAGTTGGTGATGTGAATTTATACGTTACCGCACCGAATGATCCTCTAGGCGCACCGATTGGAACTTTGGGATACAAAGGGTTCACTGATGTGCTAAACATACCTGCAGGACAATATCGAGTGAGATTAGAAACCGTGAGTGGAAGTGCTATCGCGTTTGATTCAGGAGAGATCACTCTCCCTGCTGGTAGCGAGCTGACCATTGCAGCCGTGCCAAGAGCGGATTCTAATAGTGCTTCACCTGTCAAATTGATGGTAATGGATGGTAAAGGTTCATCTTTAATCTACGATATGGCAGAAACTGCAGAAGTACGAGTAGGGCATTTAGTTGATGGTGCACCCTCTGTGGATGTGTTTGTAAACTCGGTTAAGTTTGCTCCTCTTGATGCTCTAATGTTTAAAGAAGTTCGTGGCTTCTTAGACTTGGCTGCAGGCAGTTACGATATCGATATTTATGAAACAGCAACCACCTCTCCAACATTCATTGATGTTGACGGTTTAGCGGTGTTTGCCGGAATGGATTACAGCATCTATGCCGTGGGGACGGTAAGTCCTCTCAATTTGGAAGCGCTAGTTGTTCCAGAAAATCGACGCTCTGTTGCAACCAGTGCAGTATTGAACATTACTCATGCTGCAGCTAATCCAATTGCAGCTTCGGTTGATATTTATTTAACCGAGAACGTGGGAATTTCTGGAAGTACGCCTGCGTTGAGTAATGTGAAATTCAAAGATTTCGCGAATGGTATTTATGTAGCTGCGGGAACTTACTATGTGACGATTACGGTGGCTGGCGATCCATCTACTGTTGCTATTGACTCCGCGCCTGCGATCTTAGTTAACGGTGTTGTGTATCAAGTAGTGGCGATTGATGATTCGATGGGAACGGGATTTAACTTAATAGTAAGTGAAACTACAGATTAA
- a CDS encoding peptidylprolyl isomerase — protein MGRILSSIALMLVSVSVWAGPKVNVETTLGGFTIDLNQEQAPVSVDNFLKYVADGSYEGTQFHRVIPGFMAQGGGFDQDMKQLATYAPIKNEGSNGLKNDTATIAMARTNAPDSATRQFFINFADNDFLNAKGGNPGYAVFGKVTDGFDVVQKMATIPTKRMGRMSDIPVDPIVITKVTLLK, from the coding sequence ATGGGGCGCATTCTATCTTCTATCGCATTGATGCTGGTGAGCGTGAGCGTTTGGGCTGGTCCTAAAGTGAACGTAGAAACAACATTAGGCGGCTTCACTATCGATCTAAACCAAGAGCAAGCACCGGTTAGTGTTGATAACTTTCTGAAATATGTTGCTGACGGTAGCTACGAAGGCACTCAGTTTCACCGTGTGATCCCGGGCTTTATGGCTCAGGGTGGTGGCTTCGATCAAGATATGAAGCAATTAGCAACTTATGCGCCTATCAAAAATGAAGGCAGCAATGGCCTGAAGAATGATACTGCAACGATCGCAATGGCTCGCACCAATGCACCAGATTCTGCAACTCGCCAGTTCTTCATTAACTTTGCAGACAACGATTTCTTAAACGCGAAAGGCGGTAATCCTGGTTACGCTGTGTTTGGTAAAGTAACCGATGGTTTTGACGTTGTTCAGAAGATGGCAACAATTCCAACCAAGCGAATGGGCCGCATGTCAGACATTCCTGTCGACCCAATCGTCATCACTAAAGTGACCCTTCTTAAGTAA
- a CDS encoding methyltransferase, translating into MKTELTLLDRTLTLHRFPNRSNETLQAWDAGDEYIISHVEEMNLEPGKHILIMNDSFGALSAWFSKDHDVTMMSDSFISHRGALKNLQRNQSNRVNFLNTMDDIPHGIDLVIMQLPKTNRHLIWQLSQLRQALPEGCQVIGVNKVKDIHTSTLNIFEKYLGETKTSLAKKKHRLVISSPSCQPIQTVEPFVEWDVDGEDIRLKNLPNVYSGEALDQGARYMLEHIPQDPELRHIIDLGCGNGVLSVKAGQLNPQARITCVDESFMAVESARQNIKDNLGEEGNFQFIANNCLDGFKKNSTYLVMCNPPFHQQQAITDHIAWQMFCDAKHVLSNGGKLIVIGNRHLGYDVKLARLFGEANVETLELNQKFEILQATREPANFNK; encoded by the coding sequence ATGAAAACCGAACTTACTCTTCTCGATAGAACTTTGACCTTACATCGTTTCCCCAACCGTTCAAATGAAACCCTTCAAGCTTGGGATGCGGGCGACGAATACATTATTAGTCACGTTGAAGAGATGAATCTTGAACCTGGCAAACACATCCTGATCATGAACGATAGCTTTGGTGCCCTGTCGGCATGGTTCTCTAAAGATCATGATGTCACCATGATGAGCGACTCGTTTATCTCTCATCGCGGTGCGCTAAAAAACTTGCAGCGCAATCAAAGTAACCGTGTGAACTTCCTGAATACGATGGATGATATCCCACACGGTATCGACCTTGTGATCATGCAACTACCGAAAACAAACCGTCACCTAATATGGCAATTGAGCCAACTACGCCAAGCGTTGCCAGAAGGCTGCCAAGTCATCGGTGTAAACAAAGTAAAAGATATCCACACATCTACACTTAATATTTTCGAAAAATACCTAGGCGAAACCAAAACTTCTCTAGCGAAGAAGAAACATCGCTTGGTTATCTCTTCACCAAGTTGTCAGCCGATTCAAACGGTCGAGCCTTTTGTTGAATGGGATGTAGACGGTGAAGATATTCGCCTGAAAAATTTACCGAACGTTTACTCAGGCGAGGCACTCGATCAAGGCGCTCGCTATATGCTAGAGCACATCCCTCAAGATCCTGAACTGCGTCATATTATCGACCTAGGTTGTGGCAACGGTGTATTGAGTGTAAAAGCTGGGCAATTAAACCCACAAGCGCGTATCACCTGTGTTGATGAAAGCTTTATGGCAGTGGAATCAGCGCGCCAAAATATTAAGGATAACCTTGGCGAAGAAGGTAATTTCCAGTTCATCGCCAATAACTGTTTAGATGGTTTTAAGAAAAACAGCACTTACTTAGTTATGTGTAACCCTCCGTTCCACCAACAACAAGCGATTACAGATCACATTGCATGGCAAATGTTCTGTGATGCAAAGCATGTTCTTAGCAACGGAGGCAAATTAATTGTTATTGGTAACCGACACCTCGGATACGATGTCAAACTAGCAAGACTATTTGGTGAAGCAAACGTTGAAACGCTTGAACTAAACCAGAAATTTGAGATATTACAAGCAACAAGAGAACCTGCGAATTTTAATAAATAA
- the bolA gene encoding transcriptional regulator BolA: protein MIQEVIETKLHNEFSPSHLNVVNESYMHNVPAGSESHFKVIVVSDAFEGLRLIGRHRAVNKALSEELANNIHALSIHTYTKDEWMKQLDNVPDSPMCMGGGK, encoded by the coding sequence ATGATCCAAGAAGTTATCGAAACAAAATTGCACAATGAGTTTTCACCAAGTCATTTAAACGTGGTCAATGAGAGCTACATGCACAATGTTCCGGCTGGTTCTGAGAGTCATTTTAAAGTGATTGTTGTCAGCGATGCGTTTGAAGGCTTGCGCCTTATTGGTCGTCATCGAGCGGTAAATAAAGCACTTTCAGAAGAGCTAGCGAATAATATTCACGCACTATCTATTCACACTTATACAAAAGATGAATGGATGAAGCAACTCGATAACGTGCCAGACAGCCCTATGTGTATGGGCGGTGGTAAGTAA
- a CDS encoding YajG family lipoprotein, with protein sequence MKKLILAASILALTACSAPQQEQINVMPEASLSSSNLVQGKTYTLTSKDVRAAQYVALVDSGRSNIQPIHAKQNMRISLENAIAQQLESQGFRASVNSENSIVLEIQEALVTVKHTIMENQMDGKVTLEVTAETPEGKLVKTFNGTATRTGALSASNDDIAMVLNDVIDLVLKEIANDQELQTYMKERF encoded by the coding sequence ATGAAAAAACTGATTTTGGCTGCTTCTATTTTGGCTTTGACAGCATGTTCAGCCCCTCAGCAAGAACAGATCAACGTAATGCCAGAAGCTTCACTAAGCTCAAGCAACCTTGTACAAGGCAAAACATACACACTAACCAGTAAAGATGTTCGTGCCGCTCAATATGTTGCATTGGTTGATAGTGGCCGTTCAAACATTCAGCCAATTCACGCTAAGCAAAACATGCGTATTTCTCTAGAAAACGCTATTGCTCAACAATTGGAGTCTCAAGGTTTTCGTGCAAGCGTTAACAGTGAAAACTCAATTGTTTTAGAGATTCAAGAAGCGCTTGTTACCGTCAAGCACACCATCATGGAAAACCAAATGGATGGTAAAGTAACTCTTGAAGTAACCGCTGAAACGCCTGAAGGCAAGCTAGTTAAGACATTCAATGGTACAGCAACTCGCACAGGTGCATTAAGTGCATCAAATGACGATATCGCAATGGTACTAAACGATGTTATCGACTTAGTTCTTAAAGAGATTGCCAATGACCAAGAGCTGCAAACTTACATGAAGGAACGTTTCTAA